Proteins co-encoded in one Pseudarthrobacter chlorophenolicus A6 genomic window:
- a CDS encoding VOC family protein produces METPLSHLAHLEITTPDVEASAKFYEEKFGMRIIDRVDGNAYLRCWGDYYRYSLVITEGPEASLGRMAWRTNSQAALEAAAQRIETTGVQGTWTAGGHGYGKAYEFTGPYGHHMRLFYEVEKFVAEPGFESTYPDRPERRSSHAAAPRFLDHVTVATQDVRGFAKWYNEALGFRVMAFVDLDEAPITVFSVLTTNEKSHDLGVVLDTSNRPGRVNHIAFWVDATEDLLRTADVMMENGTPMEYGPSIHGVGEQNFLYFRDPSGLRVELNSGGYRNYVPDWEANTWKPSEGSNNFYKNGAMPHSMTESFPPAEGFTATEEGASPEMKEALLNPYAQQGRG; encoded by the coding sequence GTGGAAACTCCCCTCTCCCATCTTGCCCACCTTGAGATCACCACCCCCGACGTCGAAGCCTCGGCCAAGTTCTACGAGGAAAAGTTCGGAATGCGCATCATTGACCGGGTGGATGGCAACGCCTACCTGCGCTGCTGGGGCGACTACTACCGTTACAGCCTGGTCATCACCGAAGGCCCTGAAGCGTCCCTCGGCCGGATGGCCTGGCGCACCAATTCGCAGGCAGCCCTGGAAGCCGCCGCCCAGCGCATTGAAACCACTGGTGTACAGGGCACCTGGACCGCCGGCGGCCACGGCTACGGCAAGGCCTACGAGTTCACCGGCCCCTATGGCCACCACATGCGCCTGTTCTATGAGGTGGAAAAGTTCGTGGCCGAGCCCGGCTTCGAGTCCACCTATCCGGACCGTCCCGAGCGTCGCAGCAGCCACGCGGCCGCCCCGCGATTCCTGGACCACGTCACCGTCGCCACGCAGGACGTCCGCGGCTTTGCCAAGTGGTACAACGAGGCCCTCGGCTTCCGCGTCATGGCATTCGTGGACCTGGACGAAGCCCCCATCACGGTCTTCTCGGTCCTGACCACCAACGAAAAGTCCCACGACCTCGGCGTCGTCCTGGACACCTCCAACCGCCCCGGCCGCGTCAACCACATTGCCTTCTGGGTAGATGCCACGGAGGACCTGCTCCGCACCGCCGACGTCATGATGGAGAACGGGACCCCCATGGAATATGGCCCCTCCATCCACGGCGTGGGCGAGCAGAACTTCCTCTACTTCCGTGACCCCTCCGGCCTGCGCGTCGAGCTGAACTCCGGCGGCTACCGCAACTACGTTCCGGACTGGGAGGCCAACACCTGGAAGCCGTCCGAGGGCTCCAATAACTTCTACAAGAACGGCGCCATGCCGCACTCCATGACCGAGTCCTTCCCGCCGGCCGAAGGTTTCACCGCCACTGAAGAGGGCGCCTCCCCGGAAATGAAGGAAGCACTCCTGAACCCCTACGCCCAGCAGGGCCGGGGCTAA
- a CDS encoding fumarylacetoacetate hydrolase family protein has product MAETTYSLLRFQEPGDSKARTGLLVDDRVLPLDGDINSLIEHWDTTEAELDSLAASAGADTGLARAAVEILAPVEPTQILQTGANYRKHVIDLAVAHREPGEDAEEVRAATAAMMDKRAGQGTPYFFIGLPTAIASATDDLTLPSYSTSHDWELELAAVIGKTAFRVTPEEALEHVFGYTMVNDITTREYVFRKDMPAIGSDWYRAKNAPGFLPTGPLLVPAKFFGDPQDVQVTLKLNGQAMQDESTQDMIFGVAKLVSEASQIMPLRPGDLVLTGSPAGNGQHWGRLLQDGDVMEGTITGLGTQLIHCKDETTTESSKQ; this is encoded by the coding sequence ATGGCTGAAACCACCTATTCACTCCTCCGGTTCCAGGAACCCGGGGACAGCAAAGCCCGCACGGGCCTGCTCGTTGATGACCGGGTCCTGCCGCTCGACGGGGACATCAACTCCCTGATCGAGCACTGGGACACCACCGAAGCGGAACTGGATTCCCTGGCCGCCTCCGCAGGTGCAGACACCGGACTGGCGCGTGCGGCCGTCGAAATCCTTGCCCCCGTGGAGCCGACCCAGATCCTGCAGACCGGTGCGAACTACCGCAAGCACGTCATCGACCTCGCCGTCGCACACCGCGAACCGGGCGAAGACGCCGAAGAGGTCCGCGCCGCGACGGCGGCCATGATGGACAAGCGCGCGGGCCAGGGCACGCCGTACTTCTTCATCGGGCTCCCGACGGCGATCGCGTCCGCCACGGATGACCTCACCCTGCCGTCGTACTCCACGTCCCACGACTGGGAGCTGGAACTTGCGGCGGTCATCGGCAAGACGGCGTTCCGGGTCACCCCCGAAGAAGCGCTCGAGCACGTCTTCGGCTACACCATGGTCAACGACATCACCACGCGCGAGTATGTGTTCCGCAAGGACATGCCGGCCATCGGCTCGGACTGGTACCGGGCCAAAAACGCGCCCGGTTTCCTGCCCACCGGCCCCCTGCTGGTGCCGGCCAAATTCTTCGGCGACCCCCAGGACGTCCAGGTGACGCTGAAACTCAACGGCCAGGCCATGCAGGACGAATCCACGCAGGACATGATCTTCGGCGTGGCCAAACTGGTCAGCGAAGCCTCGCAGATCATGCCGCTGCGCCCAGGCGACCTGGTCCTCACCGGCAGCCCGGCCGGCAACGGCCAGCACTGGGGCAGGCTCCTCCAGGACGGCGACGTCATGGAAGGCACCATCACAGGCCTGGGCACCCAGCTCATCCACTGCAAGGACGAAACCACCACCGAAAGCAGCAAGCAGTGA
- a CDS encoding cyclase family protein, protein MTAQDTATGTGESATDSPVVRRDDPLGSIRAMAAAHNNWGRWGADDVLGTLNFIDAAKRVEAAALVTTGEAFSLSQPFDTNGPQKGWRRRTNPVHTMTDTGVDAERGNQGFPHGFGGADDVIAMPLQCSTQWDGLGHIFDQGKAWNGRAAGDVVTSEGDLVTGIETAAAKIATRGVLLDVGRALGPELGRTDGELPDGFAITPEHLQRTIDLQGPSSQVRRGDIVVIRTGQYTRARRDGWGDYAGGSAPGLSFSTAPWLHRSEIAGIATDTWGFEVRPNEFDAAFQPLHQIAIPNLGLFLGEMWDPDALGEACAADGRYDFLLTAAPLPITGAVGSPVNPIALR, encoded by the coding sequence GTGACCGCTCAGGACACAGCAACCGGCACCGGGGAATCAGCCACTGATTCCCCGGTGGTCCGGCGTGACGATCCGCTGGGCAGCATCCGCGCCATGGCCGCAGCCCACAACAACTGGGGCCGCTGGGGCGCCGATGACGTGCTGGGCACCCTGAACTTCATTGACGCAGCCAAACGCGTCGAAGCCGCAGCACTGGTCACCACCGGGGAGGCGTTCTCGCTGTCCCAGCCGTTCGACACCAACGGCCCGCAAAAGGGCTGGCGGCGCCGCACCAACCCGGTGCACACCATGACGGACACCGGAGTGGACGCCGAACGCGGCAACCAGGGATTCCCCCACGGCTTCGGCGGCGCGGACGACGTCATCGCCATGCCGCTGCAGTGCTCCACCCAGTGGGACGGCCTGGGCCACATCTTCGACCAGGGCAAGGCCTGGAACGGCCGCGCCGCCGGTGACGTCGTCACTTCCGAAGGCGACCTGGTCACCGGCATCGAAACCGCCGCCGCCAAGATCGCCACCCGGGGTGTGCTGCTCGACGTCGGCCGCGCCCTGGGACCCGAGCTGGGACGGACCGACGGCGAGCTGCCGGACGGCTTCGCCATCACCCCCGAACATCTCCAGCGGACCATCGACCTACAAGGACCCAGCTCCCAAGTGCGCCGCGGCGACATCGTGGTGATCCGCACCGGACAGTACACCCGCGCCCGGCGCGACGGCTGGGGAGACTACGCCGGCGGGTCCGCCCCCGGACTGTCCTTCAGCACCGCCCCCTGGCTGCACCGCAGCGAAATCGCCGGGATCGCCACCGACACCTGGGGCTTCGAGGTCCGCCCCAACGAATTCGACGCCGCGTTCCAGCCCCTCCACCAGATCGCCATCCCCAACCTGGGACTGTTCCTCGGCGAGATGTGGGACCCGGACGCACTGGGCGAAGCCTGCGCGGCGGACGGCAGGTACGACTTCCTGCTGACCGCAGCCCCGTTGCCCATCACCGGTGCCGTCGGCTCACCCGTCAACCCGATCGCCCTGCGGTAA
- a CDS encoding FAD-dependent oxidoreductase, with protein sequence MAAVHNVGIVGAGAAGLAAAILLADAGIRVEILEKADVPQTLGSGITLQGNALRVLRQLGVWDQVEAKGYGFSTLGLRAPDPNGTVLAVLEDIRTGGDDLPATMGMYRPDLTAILRERAEQAGARISYGRTVTEIADDGGSVTVRTADGTAASYDLLIGADGLHSAVRKAIGIDVEPRPTGMGIWRAFVERPEEVVRTDLTYGGPCFIAGYCPTGPDTIYAYLVEEAQERKHEDGPRIMAELAAAYGGPWNEIRDNLDHSARINYTWFTTHLVDGPWNRGRTVIIGDAAHSCPPTVAQGAAMALEDAAVLAELLINADHVTETLFKEFTDRRLDRATAVVNASVQLGQWMLDDVRDADVPGLMNSLSTMLKETA encoded by the coding sequence ATGGCAGCAGTACACAACGTAGGAATCGTTGGGGCGGGTGCCGCCGGGCTGGCCGCTGCCATCCTCCTGGCCGATGCAGGAATCCGGGTGGAGATCCTGGAAAAGGCCGACGTCCCGCAGACCCTCGGGTCCGGAATCACCCTGCAGGGGAACGCCCTCCGGGTCCTCCGGCAGCTCGGCGTCTGGGACCAGGTAGAGGCCAAGGGCTACGGGTTCAGCACCCTGGGCCTGCGCGCCCCGGACCCCAACGGCACCGTCCTGGCAGTCCTTGAGGATATCCGTACCGGCGGCGATGACCTTCCGGCCACCATGGGCATGTACCGGCCGGACCTCACCGCCATCCTCCGCGAACGCGCCGAGCAGGCGGGCGCACGCATCAGCTACGGCAGGACGGTCACGGAGATAGCGGACGACGGCGGGTCCGTCACCGTGCGCACAGCCGATGGCACCGCCGCCAGCTACGACCTCCTGATCGGCGCTGACGGGCTGCACTCCGCCGTCCGCAAGGCGATCGGCATCGATGTCGAACCCAGGCCCACCGGCATGGGCATCTGGCGCGCTTTCGTGGAGCGGCCCGAAGAAGTGGTCCGCACCGACCTCACCTACGGCGGCCCCTGCTTCATCGCCGGCTATTGCCCCACGGGCCCGGACACCATCTACGCCTACCTGGTGGAAGAGGCGCAGGAGCGCAAACATGAGGACGGCCCCCGCATCATGGCCGAACTCGCCGCAGCCTACGGCGGACCGTGGAACGAGATCCGCGACAACCTGGACCACAGCGCCCGCATCAACTACACCTGGTTCACCACCCACCTCGTCGACGGGCCGTGGAACCGCGGCCGCACCGTCATCATCGGCGACGCCGCGCACAGCTGCCCGCCCACAGTGGCCCAGGGCGCTGCCATGGCTTTGGAGGACGCCGCCGTCCTGGCCGAACTGCTGATTAATGCCGACCACGTCACCGAAACCCTGTTCAAGGAGTTCACCGACCGCCGCCTGGACCGGGCCACGGCTGTGGTCAACGCCTCGGTCCAGCTGGGCCAGTGGATGCTCGACGACGTCCGCGACGCCGATGTTCCCGGCCTGATGAACTCGCTTTCCACCATGTTGAAGGAAACCGCATGA
- a CDS encoding amidohydrolase family protein: protein MSNLSPDAPAPVIDVHAHILLPALQQLVAEADPQGFGAQQALEVRRNGPESMAASGKMIKERWPQLTDLDRRLADMDAQGVDVQLVSPSPSHFYYFAGEELSLQLARAANHAVREFVERAPERLNGLGLVPLQHPHLMVEALEHAVLECGLLGVEIGSFAATPGGDRSTVELGDPRLEPLWSRAAELGALVFLHPFGCSLDERLDRFYLANTVSQPAENAVALSHLVFSGVLDRHPELKVLAAHGGGYLPTTLGRSDHAWRVRPEAHGCAEPPSSYLQKLYFDSLVHSPAELAALVAAAGPGQVLLGSDYPFDMGSDQPVAEVNQAQLPSAAEAKVLAGNAAALGITPASTRTVSHPA, encoded by the coding sequence ATGAGCAACCTTTCCCCGGACGCGCCGGCACCTGTCATCGACGTCCACGCGCACATCCTGCTTCCGGCCCTGCAGCAGCTGGTGGCCGAGGCTGATCCCCAGGGCTTCGGTGCGCAGCAGGCGCTGGAGGTGCGGCGCAACGGGCCCGAGTCCATGGCCGCGTCAGGAAAGATGATCAAGGAGCGGTGGCCGCAGTTGACGGACCTGGACCGCCGGCTTGCCGATATGGACGCCCAGGGCGTGGACGTGCAGCTGGTCTCGCCGTCGCCATCGCACTTCTACTACTTCGCCGGCGAGGAACTCTCGCTGCAGCTCGCGCGGGCCGCGAACCATGCGGTGCGGGAGTTCGTGGAGCGCGCCCCGGAACGGCTCAACGGGCTGGGCCTGGTTCCGCTGCAGCACCCGCACCTCATGGTGGAAGCCCTGGAACACGCGGTGCTGGAATGCGGACTCCTCGGCGTCGAAATCGGTTCTTTCGCCGCCACTCCCGGCGGGGACCGCAGCACCGTTGAGCTGGGCGATCCGCGGCTCGAACCATTATGGTCCCGCGCCGCGGAGCTGGGCGCCCTGGTGTTCCTGCACCCGTTCGGCTGCTCGCTGGATGAGCGGCTGGACCGCTTCTACCTCGCCAATACGGTCTCCCAGCCCGCCGAAAACGCCGTGGCCCTGTCCCATCTGGTCTTCTCCGGTGTCCTCGACCGGCACCCTGAACTCAAGGTCCTGGCCGCACACGGGGGCGGGTACCTCCCCACCACCCTGGGCCGCTCCGATCACGCCTGGCGGGTCCGGCCCGAGGCCCACGGGTGCGCCGAACCGCCGTCGTCCTACCTGCAGAAGCTCTACTTTGATTCCCTGGTGCACAGCCCTGCCGAGCTGGCGGCGCTCGTAGCCGCCGCCGGACCGGGCCAAGTGCTGCTCGGCTCCGACTACCCGTTCGACATGGGCTCAGACCAGCCAGTGGCGGAGGTAAATCAGGCACAGCTTCCCTCCGCAGCCGAAGCGAAGGTCCTCGCCGGGAACGCCGCCGCCCTCGGCATCACCCCGGCGTCAACCCGTACCGTCAGCCACCCAGCCTAA
- a CDS encoding fumarylacetoacetate hydrolase family protein — MVKIARWNHDGGTQSGFVSGGACHALPAGQDVQTLLDAGLEETLAIARRTIGSGAAVPLADVQLLAPLAPATIRDFVAFEEHVEGVRKSIDGVAGVVPEWYEAPTFYFTNPHTVTGTGELIGIPAGCVDLDFETEVAAVVGRVPGSDGRNLDTEAAHRHIFGYTVLNDWSARDLQRREMKVSLGPCKGKDFSNTLGPWIVTADEFEDRHDAEGFLPISMSVEVNGVQIGQDLLSNMGWPFAELVAYASQDSVIRPGDVLGSGTCGSGCLAELWGRNGAQTPPPLATGDVVRMTVEGIGTIENTVGDRREALTRVPARTRPRNRVAAVLPAT, encoded by the coding sequence ATGGTCAAGATCGCCAGATGGAACCACGACGGCGGGACGCAATCCGGCTTTGTCAGCGGCGGTGCCTGCCACGCGTTGCCTGCGGGCCAGGACGTGCAAACCCTGCTGGACGCCGGCCTCGAGGAGACGCTGGCCATTGCCCGGCGGACCATCGGTTCCGGCGCGGCGGTTCCGCTGGCGGACGTGCAGCTGCTCGCCCCGCTGGCGCCGGCCACCATCCGCGACTTCGTGGCGTTCGAGGAACACGTTGAGGGCGTCCGGAAGAGCATCGACGGCGTCGCCGGCGTGGTGCCCGAATGGTACGAGGCGCCCACGTTCTACTTCACCAACCCGCACACCGTGACCGGCACGGGCGAGCTGATTGGGATCCCAGCCGGGTGCGTGGACCTGGACTTCGAGACCGAGGTGGCAGCCGTCGTCGGGCGCGTTCCCGGCAGCGACGGCCGGAACCTGGACACGGAGGCGGCGCACCGGCACATCTTCGGCTACACCGTCCTCAACGACTGGTCCGCCCGGGACCTGCAGCGGCGCGAAATGAAGGTCAGCCTGGGACCGTGCAAAGGCAAGGATTTCTCCAACACCCTGGGCCCCTGGATCGTCACCGCGGACGAGTTTGAGGACCGGCACGACGCGGAGGGGTTCCTGCCCATCTCCATGTCCGTGGAGGTCAACGGCGTACAGATCGGCCAGGACCTGCTCTCCAACATGGGCTGGCCGTTCGCCGAACTCGTGGCCTACGCGTCGCAGGATTCGGTAATCCGGCCGGGCGATGTACTGGGATCCGGCACGTGTGGCAGCGGCTGCCTCGCCGAACTCTGGGGCCGAAACGGCGCCCAGACTCCCCCGCCGCTGGCAACCGGCGACGTGGTGCGCATGACCGTTGAAGGCATCGGAACCATCGAAAACACCGTGGGCGATCGCCGCGAAGCCCTGACTCGGGTCCCCGCCCGGACTCGCCCCCGGAACCGGGTTGCCGCAGTGCTTCCGGCTACCTGA
- a CDS encoding LysR family transcriptional regulator: protein MRNLDLNLLPPLQVLLELKNISRAAERLQLSQPATSAAMARLRRHFDDELLVRNGRTYDLTPFAQSLVPLVDEALLHIQRATRVRSGFDPGTSEREFIIAASDYAAALIVGPLRGILRDEAPGVSVDFMPTSKSGIQGQLADYSKIDLLVGPTGYHMQGASRQLFRDSFVVVADAASSLLQRPRLTLEDLVTVPHAVGYFGEGISTPADKLFESLGLQRRVAAVVAGFLSLPLLVEGTDLVALVPRMLAARAARGANIAVLEFADDTEASLVEAMYWHPSQTEDPASVWLRSVVQRSCGRLQELFPVEAHPVVIGAAKGQQQVQS, encoded by the coding sequence ATGAGGAACCTGGACCTGAACCTGCTGCCCCCTTTGCAGGTCCTGCTGGAACTCAAGAACATCTCCCGGGCGGCCGAACGGCTCCAGCTCAGCCAGCCGGCCACCAGCGCTGCGATGGCGAGGCTCCGGCGGCATTTCGACGACGAACTGCTGGTCCGCAACGGCCGCACCTACGACCTGACGCCCTTTGCGCAGTCCTTGGTCCCGCTGGTGGATGAAGCCCTGTTGCACATCCAGCGGGCCACCCGGGTGCGGTCAGGGTTCGATCCCGGCACCAGCGAGCGGGAGTTCATCATCGCCGCATCGGACTATGCCGCCGCACTGATTGTTGGCCCCTTGCGGGGGATCCTCCGTGATGAGGCGCCCGGAGTATCAGTGGATTTCATGCCCACCTCCAAATCCGGGATCCAGGGCCAGCTGGCCGATTACTCCAAGATCGACCTTCTGGTGGGTCCCACGGGGTACCACATGCAAGGTGCCAGCAGGCAGCTTTTCCGGGACAGCTTCGTTGTGGTCGCGGACGCCGCGAGTTCCCTGCTTCAGCGACCCCGTCTCACACTGGAAGACCTGGTCACGGTGCCGCACGCCGTGGGGTATTTTGGCGAGGGCATCAGCACACCGGCGGACAAGCTCTTCGAGTCCCTGGGCCTGCAGCGCCGGGTGGCCGCCGTGGTGGCAGGCTTCCTGTCTCTGCCCCTTCTGGTGGAAGGGACGGATCTTGTGGCACTGGTGCCGCGGATGCTGGCGGCAAGGGCCGCGCGCGGCGCCAATATCGCGGTCCTGGAATTCGCTGACGATACCGAGGCGTCCCTGGTGGAGGCTATGTACTGGCATCCGTCCCAGACAGAGGACCCGGCAAGCGTCTGGCTTCGTTCCGTGGTCCAGCGTTCATGCGGACGGCTACAGGAACTCTTCCCGGTTGAGGCCCACCCTGTGGTGATTGGCGCCGCCAAAGGGCAGCAGCAGGTGCAGTCCTGA